Proteins encoded together in one Candidatus Paceibacterota bacterium window:
- a CDS encoding YidC/Oxa1 family membrane protein insertase has translation MHALYTTLVYNPLYNGFILLIDAVRFIPWLDVGMVVILFTVIVRLILFPLSRKAARTQVVMRQAEPELAAIKEKYKNDRQALAVQTMAFYKEKKINPFSMFFLLIIQLPILIALYHIFYTSGLSTIHTDILYSFVSIPPAIGTHFLGLFDLTQKSFFLALLAAGSQYFQIHISTPKARRDGEGRLTQESMMHMMMKFIMPIMIFLISSSIASALAIYWTTSNLFMIGQELYVRRQISKEKLS, from the coding sequence ATGCACGCGCTTTACACCACGTTGGTCTACAATCCGCTCTATAATGGCTTCATACTCCTCATAGACGCAGTCCGATTCATTCCGTGGCTTGATGTCGGAATGGTCGTGATCCTCTTTACCGTCATCGTCCGTCTCATTCTCTTCCCTCTTTCGCGCAAAGCGGCCCGCACCCAGGTCGTCATGAGGCAGGCAGAGCCTGAATTGGCCGCTATAAAGGAGAAATACAAGAATGACAGACAGGCTCTCGCCGTCCAGACTATGGCTTTCTATAAAGAGAAGAAGATCAATCCGTTCTCCATGTTCTTCCTTCTCATCATACAGCTCCCTATCCTCATCGCCCTCTATCATATCTTCTACACGTCGGGTCTTTCGACCATACACACTGATATCCTCTATTCGTTCGTAAGCATTCCGCCGGCTATCGGCACCCATTTTCTCGGACTCTTCGACCTCACCCAGAAAAGCTTCTTCCTCGCCCTCCTCGCGGCGGGATCGCAGTATTTCCAGATTCATATTTCCACGCCGAAAGCTCGCCGGGACGGAGAAGGAAGGCTGACCCAGGAGAGCATGATGCATATGATGATGAAATTCATCATGCCTATCATGATCTTTCTTATTTCATCTTCGATCGCGTCGGCTCTCGCCATATATTGGACGACGAGCAACCTCTTCATGATCGGGCAAGAGCTCTACGTGAGGCGGCAGATTTCTAAAGAAAAACTCTCATAA
- a CDS encoding transglycosylase domain-containing protein, with product MRKNAVTRYFHRFRRHIKAHTKRDILILVASAACLSVSGIVLWISSFQLPDLSSFESRKVTESTKIYDRTGRVLLYDLNQGVKRTVLPSSDISPFIKNATVAIEDEDFYHHGGIKITSIIRAVLANIVSGSYSQGGSTITQQVVKNTLLTVNKSISRKLKEWVLAIKLDKTLSKDAILSIYLNENPYGGSIYGVEEASRQFFAKDAKDVTLAEAAYLAAIPQATTYYSPYGKNTAALEDRKNLVLKKMLELHFIDQKSYDAARAEKVQFQPQDQYGIKAPHFVFFVKQYLESILGAGSLENGGYKVITTLDAELQAKAEDLVKTTALSNTKNFDATNAALVAMDPHTGDIVSMVGSRDYFDKEIDGQFNAAISPNRQPGSTMKPIIYSEAFIKGYTPETVLFDLPTEFSTQCMPSLTDMYASSTPISGDVDPKSCYSPGNYDGKFRGPITLREALAQSINVPSVKTLYLAGIKDSLALAKDMGITSLTNPDQYGLTLVLGGGEISLLEMTNAYGVFANDGVRVPYRSVLSVQDAEGREVRLPSQRQARVLPANIAETISSILSDNVARTPAYGPNSVLYFPTRDVAVKTGTTNDSRDAWTVGYTPNLVIGVWAGNNDNSPMVKKVAGQIVAPMWSSFMKSALPTLADERFIPPTPADPATLKPVMKGIWQGGQTYTIDTVTGKLATALTPPETRKEVAVQSIHDILYWVDKNNPLGPAPIDPSKDPQFIRWETPVRIWAQQNGYSDQNSSVIPTQSDDVHTQANTFSVRLSNVDPGKTYDVNDSVSLYVDPSGLYPISKATLYINDSFVQTIDQGPFIFRFSPKDVPNIQEMNTIRVVAQDSVYDRNDASMQFKVALDQ from the coding sequence ATGAGAAAGAACGCCGTCACCCGTTATTTCCACCGCTTCCGCCGTCACATCAAAGCCCATACCAAACGAGATATCCTGATACTCGTCGCTTCCGCCGCCTGCCTCTCTGTATCCGGCATCGTTCTCTGGATATCGTCGTTCCAGCTCCCCGACCTTTCTTCGTTCGAAAGCCGCAAGGTCACCGAGTCCACCAAAATATACGACCGCACGGGCAGGGTGCTGCTCTATGACCTCAACCAGGGCGTGAAAAGAACGGTGCTCCCTTCGTCCGACATATCTCCGTTCATCAAGAACGCGACGGTCGCGATCGAGGATGAAGATTTCTATCATCACGGCGGCATCAAGATCACGTCGATCATCCGCGCCGTGCTCGCGAACATCGTTTCGGGCAGCTATAGCCAGGGCGGATCGACGATTACCCAGCAGGTAGTGAAGAACACGCTCCTTACGGTCAATAAGAGCATTTCGCGCAAGCTCAAGGAATGGGTGCTCGCCATCAAGCTCGACAAGACACTATCGAAAGACGCCATTCTTTCTATATATCTGAACGAAAACCCGTATGGCGGCAGTATCTATGGCGTCGAAGAGGCGTCGCGCCAGTTTTTCGCGAAAGATGCCAAGGACGTGACGCTCGCCGAAGCGGCATATCTCGCGGCCATTCCGCAGGCGACGACGTATTATTCGCCGTACGGCAAGAACACGGCAGCTCTTGAAGACCGCAAGAACCTCGTGCTGAAAAAGATGCTCGAGCTCCATTTCATAGACCAGAAATCATATGACGCGGCCCGCGCGGAGAAGGTCCAGTTCCAGCCGCAAGACCAGTACGGCATCAAGGCCCCTCATTTCGTATTCTTCGTAAAGCAGTACCTCGAGAGCATCCTGGGCGCGGGAAGCCTCGAGAACGGCGGATACAAAGTCATCACGACGCTCGACGCCGAGCTTCAGGCAAAGGCAGAGGATCTCGTCAAAACGACGGCGCTTTCGAACACGAAGAACTTCGACGCGACGAATGCGGCGCTCGTCGCCATGGACCCTCATACCGGCGACATCGTCTCGATGGTCGGCTCGCGCGACTATTTCGACAAAGAAATCGATGGGCAGTTCAATGCCGCCATCTCTCCGAACCGCCAGCCGGGCTCTACCATGAAACCGATCATATATTCGGAGGCTTTCATCAAGGGCTATACGCCTGAAACCGTGCTCTTTGACCTTCCGACCGAATTCAGCACGCAGTGCATGCCTTCGCTCACCGATATGTACGCGTCCTCGACGCCGATATCGGGCGACGTAGATCCGAAGTCGTGCTACAGCCCTGGAAACTATGACGGCAAGTTCCGCGGCCCCATAACGCTTCGCGAGGCATTGGCCCAGTCCATCAACGTACCTTCGGTAAAGACGCTCTATCTCGCAGGGATCAAAGACTCTCTCGCTCTCGCGAAAGACATGGGCATTACGAGCCTCACCAATCCTGACCAGTATGGACTGACGCTCGTGCTCGGCGGCGGCGAGATATCGCTCCTCGAGATGACGAATGCATACGGCGTATTCGCCAATGACGGCGTGCGCGTGCCGTACCGAAGCGTTTTGAGCGTCCAGGACGCCGAAGGTCGCGAAGTCCGCCTCCCTTCCCAGCGCCAGGCCCGCGTATTGCCCGCGAACATCGCCGAGACGATATCGAGCATCCTTTCGGACAACGTCGCGCGAACGCCTGCATACGGCCCTAACTCCGTCCTCTATTTCCCTACCCGCGACGTAGCGGTGAAGACCGGTACGACGAACGACTCGCGCGACGCGTGGACGGTCGGATATACGCCGAACCTCGTCATCGGCGTCTGGGCGGGCAACAACGACAACAGCCCGATGGTCAAAAAAGTCGCCGGGCAGATCGTCGCGCCGATGTGGAGCTCGTTCATGAAGAGCGCCCTGCCGACGCTCGCCGACGAGCGATTCATCCCGCCGACGCCGGCCGATCCCGCGACCCTTAAACCCGTCATGAAGGGCATCTGGCAAGGCGGACAGACGTATACGATAGACACCGTGACCGGAAAGCTCGCGACGGCCCTTACCCCGCCTGAAACGCGCAAAGAAGTCGCCGTCCAGTCCATCCACGACATCCTCTATTGGGTAGACAAGAATAATCCCCTGGGCCCTGCGCCGATAGATCCGAGCAAGGACCCTCAATTCATCCGTTGGGAGACGCCTGTACGCATCTGGGCGCAACAGAACGGCTATTCCGACCAGAATTCATCGGTCATACCGACCCAGAGCGATGACGTTCATACGCAAGCGAATACGTTCTCTGTGCGGCTCTCTAACGTCGATCCGGGGAAGACATACGACGTGAACGATTCGGTGTCCCTCTACGTCGACCCGTCAGGCCTGTACCCTATTTCCAAGGCGACGCTCTATATAAACGACTCGTTCGTCCAGACCATAGACCAAGGGCCGTTCATATTCAGGTTCTCGCCAAAGGACGTACCTAATATCCAAGAGATGAACACCATACGCGTCGTCGCGCAGGACTCTGTATATGACCGGAACGACGCTTCGATGCAGTTCAAAGTGGCCCTCGACCAATAA
- the rpmH gene encoding 50S ribosomal protein L34, producing the protein MAIVYKTRNRKRARAHGFLARKNSPTGKKVLARRRHKGRKRIVKA; encoded by the coding sequence ATGGCAATCGTATACAAGACCAGGAATCGAAAACGAGCTCGCGCGCACGGCTTCCTCGCCCGCAAGAACTCTCCTACCGGCAAGAAAGTGCTCGCGCGAAGGCGCCACAAGGGCCGCAAGAGGATCGTGAAGGCATAA
- a CDS encoding ribonuclease P protein component gives MLKKRDRLTAKDIESLSLGKSVFGTLISLRHIPSKKAGFSVSASKKAFPTAVSRGRARRRVYAAIEKSLGSVKATAFVMIIPKKEALAAPFGDLAAEIGSLFKKAGLLD, from the coding sequence ATGCTCAAAAAGAGAGATCGCCTCACGGCGAAGGACATAGAAAGCCTCTCTCTCGGAAAAAGCGTCTTCGGGACGCTTATTTCTTTGAGGCACATTCCCTCTAAGAAGGCGGGCTTTTCGGTGAGCGCTTCCAAAAAGGCGTTTCCCACCGCCGTCTCTCGCGGCCGCGCGCGGAGACGCGTATATGCGGCCATCGAGAAATCGCTCGGGTCGGTGAAAGCCACGGCATTCGTCATGATCATCCCGAAGAAAGAAGCTCTCGCGGCGCCGTTCGGCGATCTTGCTGCGGAGATCGGGTCTCTTTTCAAGAAGGCGGGGCTTCTGGATTAG
- the dnaN gene encoding DNA polymerase III subunit beta: MKIECIKDKLMEAIAKADRLTGKNLSLPILSCIDIKTAKNNIVIRATNLDCGIEIKIPAKVEDEGEIALQGGVLSSLLAGLPKEKNIVLQSKDGNALVSTSANTTLIKTFSPDDFPTIPRLDTQRTIEISPKVLVKGFKSVVYSASTSTVKPELASVYVYKDGSELVFVSTDSFRLAEKRVKVKETLDFPPVIIPGKNVNDVVRTLETVTDDIKVLFDKNQIAFEGKDIYLMSRVVDATFPDYKQIIPKVFVTEVVVLKQDLMDSLKTSHVFSDKFNQVNIKALPSKKTFTISTKNSDVGEYVNAIDSSVTGQDLDINFNHKYLSDCFQSIDSDSVAISISGANKPLVMKGVSDKSFTYLVMPMNR, from the coding sequence ATGAAAATAGAGTGCATCAAAGACAAGCTGATGGAAGCGATCGCAAAGGCAGACCGGCTGACAGGGAAGAATCTCTCATTGCCCATACTTTCTTGTATAGACATTAAGACGGCGAAGAATAACATCGTTATACGCGCTACGAATCTCGACTGCGGCATAGAGATCAAAATCCCTGCCAAAGTCGAAGACGAGGGCGAAATAGCGCTTCAGGGAGGTGTTTTGAGCTCTCTACTTGCCGGTCTTCCGAAGGAAAAGAACATCGTTCTCCAATCAAAGGACGGAAATGCGCTCGTTTCGACCTCTGCTAACACGACGCTCATAAAAACCTTCTCTCCGGACGATTTCCCTACCATTCCGCGCCTCGACACCCAACGAACCATTGAAATAAGTCCGAAAGTTCTCGTCAAAGGCTTCAAATCGGTCGTATACAGCGCTTCGACTTCGACGGTAAAGCCTGAACTCGCGAGCGTCTACGTATATAAAGACGGATCCGAGCTCGTTTTCGTGTCCACTGACTCGTTCCGCCTCGCTGAAAAGCGCGTAAAGGTCAAAGAAACTCTCGATTTCCCTCCGGTCATTATCCCGGGCAAGAACGTGAACGACGTCGTCCGCACGCTTGAGACCGTTACCGACGATATAAAAGTGCTTTTCGACAAGAACCAGATCGCATTCGAGGGCAAGGATATATATCTGATGTCTCGCGTCGTGGACGCCACGTTCCCTGACTATAAGCAGATCATTCCGAAGGTCTTCGTCACCGAAGTCGTCGTTCTGAAGCAGGATCTCATGGATTCGCTCAAGACTTCCCATGTCTTTTCCGATAAATTCAACCAGGTCAACATCAAGGCGCTTCCTTCGAAGAAGACGTTCACTATTTCGACCAAGAACAGCGACGTGGGCGAGTACGTGAACGCCATCGATTCTTCGGTCACCGGCCAGGACTTAGACATCAATTTCAACCACAAATACCTTTCCGACTGCTTCCAGTCTATTGATTCCGACAGCGTCGCTATTTCGATCAGCGGCGCTAACAAGCCCTTGGTCATGAAGGGCGTATCCGATAAGAGCTTCACGTATCTCGTGATGCCGATGAACCGATAG
- the dnaA gene encoding chromosomal replication initiator protein DnaA, protein MDNKKIWENVLGTIELSVSKATFSTWFRDTYIHKIDEGIVYLAVPSAFAKDWLSDKLHKVILKCLRDHGGDIRSLEYVIAKVPERKESMESGMERVLPVFELPLQDHYVNKEDNLNPKYTFETFVVGPFNELAHAAAQAVIKSPGIAYNPLFIYGDTGRGKTHLMQAVGNSIKSAAPSKKIYYITAEKFSVDLMSSIQLGKQPQFKEKYRKYDVIIMDDVQFFAGKEKYQEEFFHLFNAFKENNKQLICSSDRHPNHIELEDRVKSRFNAGMVVDVASPDYESRLVILKNKLAKQSVILAPELIDFIASSIESNIRELEGIANSLAMQSQVKGRELNILEVKNILKNNAKPKKSVSVKDVVKIVSDFYNIEENNIYEKTRKKEVVKPRQVIMYLLREDMNISYPSIGEKLGGRDHTTVIHSCEKIKEDIKSNQVLLQELNHIRSLIM, encoded by the coding sequence ATGGATAATAAAAAAATCTGGGAGAACGTACTGGGAACAATAGAGCTTTCCGTGTCGAAGGCGACCTTCAGCACCTGGTTCCGCGACACCTACATCCATAAGATAGACGAGGGCATCGTCTACCTCGCCGTTCCGAGCGCTTTCGCCAAAGACTGGCTCTCCGACAAGCTCCATAAGGTCATTCTGAAATGCCTTCGCGACCACGGCGGCGACATCCGATCGCTCGAATACGTCATAGCCAAAGTCCCGGAGCGCAAAGAATCGATGGAATCGGGCATGGAGCGCGTTCTTCCGGTATTCGAACTGCCCCTCCAGGACCATTACGTCAACAAAGAGGACAATCTCAACCCGAAATATACATTCGAGACGTTCGTCGTCGGTCCTTTCAACGAATTGGCGCATGCGGCGGCCCAGGCAGTCATTAAAAGTCCGGGAATCGCCTATAATCCGCTCTTTATCTATGGCGATACCGGTCGCGGCAAGACGCATTTGATGCAGGCGGTAGGAAATTCGATCAAATCGGCCGCTCCTTCGAAGAAGATCTATTACATAACCGCCGAAAAGTTCTCCGTAGACCTCATGAGTTCGATCCAGCTCGGCAAACAGCCTCAATTCAAGGAGAAATACAGGAAATACGACGTCATTATCATGGACGACGTGCAGTTTTTCGCAGGAAAAGAGAAGTATCAGGAAGAGTTCTTCCATCTTTTCAACGCATTCAAGGAAAACAACAAGCAGCTCATCTGTTCTTCCGACCGCCATCCGAACCATATCGAGCTCGAGGACCGCGTAAAATCGCGCTTTAACGCCGGAATGGTTGTAGACGTCGCGTCGCCTGACTACGAATCGCGCCTGGTCATCCTTAAGAACAAGCTCGCGAAGCAGAGCGTCATCCTCGCGCCTGAATTGATCGATTTCATCGCGAGCTCGATCGAAAGCAACATCCGCGAGCTCGAAGGCATCGCCAATTCTTTAGCCATGCAGAGCCAGGTAAAGGGCAGGGAGCTCAATATCCTCGAGGTAAAGAACATCCTCAAGAACAATGCGAAACCGAAGAAATCCGTCTCTGTTAAGGATGTGGTGAAGATCGTCTCTGATTTCTATAACATCGAGGAGAACAACATATACGAAAAGACCCGCAAAAAAGAAGTTGTAAAGCCGCGCCAGGTCATCATGTATCTCCTCCGCGAGGACATGAACATATCGTATCCGTCTATCGGCGAGAAATTAGGCGGCCGCGACCACACCACGGTCATCCACTCGTGCGAAAAGATAAAGGAAGACATCAAATCCAATCAGGTTCTTTTGCAGGAGCTCAATCACATACGATCTCTCATCATGTAG